A stretch of the Pseudomonas helvetica genome encodes the following:
- a CDS encoding MFS transporter — protein sequence MFRTTPSSVYWIAVGAFALGMASYVMAGLVPMIEQAFNVQVAVAAQLVAVFSLAYGIGSPIFVALLPPQRQRLGLLSALAIFVLANMASAVVDDFAALLVCRAIAGLGAGVYLATGITACVAVSEPNGRGRAIAIIMAGMASGTVLGVPFSLLLAELSGWQAALWLIALLGAASWLGLVVNLPALPAGPQMTIRSKLLLLENRNVVSTLLVSLLAAVSSLGMYTFIAPLMTDPAYGGIDSVTPYLWVWGLGGVAGSFLITPLVERIEGPVLIFIIMLVLTASLLALPLAAAISPWLAMIPIAIWGCVGWALQVPQNNELISERERNGDGNLAVALNESALYLGSALGAGAGGFLLLLEMPSWTLAIGAGAVAFFGAALQLLKLRTHRSRPFGKVFRASVADRFK from the coding sequence ATGTTCAGGACAACACCCTCTTCGGTCTATTGGATTGCTGTCGGCGCCTTCGCGCTGGGCATGGCGTCCTATGTAATGGCAGGCCTCGTGCCTATGATTGAACAGGCCTTTAATGTGCAGGTAGCGGTGGCTGCTCAATTGGTGGCTGTGTTCTCTTTGGCTTATGGCATCGGATCGCCTATTTTCGTGGCCCTCTTACCCCCACAACGACAGAGGCTCGGGTTGTTGTCCGCCTTGGCGATCTTCGTCTTGGCCAATATGGCCAGCGCTGTCGTTGATGATTTCGCTGCGCTGTTAGTGTGTCGTGCAATTGCCGGGCTCGGGGCCGGAGTTTATCTGGCAACCGGAATCACTGCTTGTGTTGCAGTATCTGAACCTAACGGGCGCGGTCGAGCGATCGCCATCATCATGGCTGGAATGGCCAGTGGAACCGTGCTGGGTGTCCCTTTCAGTCTGCTGCTTGCCGAGCTGTCAGGGTGGCAGGCCGCTCTGTGGCTGATTGCTCTGCTTGGTGCTGCCTCATGGCTGGGGTTGGTAGTCAACCTTCCAGCGCTCCCTGCCGGACCGCAGATGACAATCCGTAGCAAACTCTTATTGCTAGAGAACCGGAATGTAGTAAGCACCCTGCTGGTCTCGCTGCTAGCCGCAGTGTCCAGCTTGGGGATGTACACTTTCATCGCCCCGCTCATGACGGATCCCGCCTACGGAGGAATCGATAGCGTGACGCCATATCTCTGGGTTTGGGGCCTTGGTGGGGTAGCAGGAAGTTTCTTGATTACCCCGCTGGTTGAACGTATTGAAGGACCCGTGCTGATATTTATCATAATGCTGGTGTTGACTGCGTCACTATTGGCGCTGCCGCTGGCCGCGGCCATATCGCCTTGGTTAGCCATGATTCCTATCGCTATATGGGGATGCGTGGGGTGGGCCTTACAGGTTCCGCAAAATAACGAGTTGATCTCAGAGCGGGAGCGAAATGGCGATGGTAATTTAGCAGTCGCCTTGAACGAGTCAGCACTTTACCTGGGGAGCGCATTAGGTGCTGGCGCAGGAGGTTTCCTATTGCTGTTGGAAATGCCAAGTTGGACGCTAGCGATCGGTGCCGGTGCAGTGGCGTTTTTTGGCGCCGCATTGCAGCTTCTGAAGCTGCGCACACATCGATCTCGCCCATTCGGTAAAGTATTTCGAGCATCGGTCGCTGACCGCTTTAAATAA
- a CDS encoding nuclear transport factor 2 family protein has product MPTTARSIEKYILAKDGNRPDLLRQCFTPDATLEMVVRTGVISFPPHVNGRAGIADILVRRFGQCYENVYTFCLGEPPKTEATVHTCKWLVGMSVKETGELRIGCGEYHWRFLQTSGLASHLRITIEHMQACTAQDLESVMNWLQSLNYPWCLSSDMIDTAPHISNIDQIVEYLKT; this is encoded by the coding sequence ATGCCGACCACCGCTCGTTCGATTGAGAAATACATCCTTGCCAAGGACGGAAACCGACCAGACCTCCTGCGGCAATGCTTCACTCCCGACGCAACCCTTGAGATGGTTGTGCGTACAGGCGTCATTTCATTTCCCCCCCATGTCAACGGCCGGGCAGGCATCGCGGACATATTAGTGCGCCGCTTTGGCCAGTGTTATGAGAACGTTTATACTTTCTGCCTCGGCGAGCCACCAAAGACAGAGGCCACCGTACATACCTGCAAATGGTTGGTGGGGATGTCGGTTAAAGAAACTGGCGAACTGCGCATAGGCTGCGGAGAATATCACTGGCGGTTCCTGCAAACATCAGGGCTTGCATCGCATCTACGCATCACGATCGAACACATGCAAGCCTGCACAGCACAGGACTTGGAGTCAGTAATGAATTGGCTGCAGAGCCTCAATTATCCGTGGTGTCTCTCCAGCGATATGATTGATACAGCGCCGCATATCAGCAACATTGATCAAATCGTTGAATACCTTAAAACCTGA
- a CDS encoding GNAT family N-acetyltransferase produces MFEIRRATPSDSQTAFDIRLQAIRHQCIGAYTAEQMLAWTAGSAEDGYSDLMEKHFYLGCVQGEPVATGMLDLESGEIGAIFVLPGFMQQGIGMKVLNHLECLARDLGLKEVNLDATLNAADFYRRCGFVGDEPAIYYSPSGLQLACVPMVKGLL; encoded by the coding sequence ATGTTCGAGATCAGACGCGCTACGCCAAGCGATTCCCAAACAGCCTTCGACATTCGCCTTCAAGCGATACGGCACCAGTGCATCGGCGCCTATACCGCGGAGCAAATGCTGGCCTGGACGGCAGGATCAGCCGAGGACGGGTACAGCGACCTGATGGAAAAACACTTTTATCTGGGCTGTGTTCAAGGAGAACCGGTGGCGACGGGAATGCTTGATCTGGAGAGCGGCGAAATTGGCGCGATCTTTGTGCTTCCGGGTTTTATGCAGCAAGGCATCGGCATGAAAGTCCTGAACCACCTGGAATGCTTGGCACGGGATCTGGGGCTGAAAGAAGTCAATCTGGACGCTACGTTGAACGCGGCTGATTTTTACCGGCGCTGCGGTTTTGTGGGTGACGAACCTGCTATTTACTATTCGCCCTCTGGGCTTCAGTTAGCTTGTGTTCCTATGGTGAAGGGGCTTTTGTAG
- a CDS encoding Hcp family type VI secretion system effector → MANHGYMSITGKRQGLISAGCSGLSSIGNKCQTDHEDEIMILAYSHNMITGNDGGGSGGRGKHLPIMITKNIDKSSPLLASALHEREEVECTIHFYRTSPAGGQDKYYSIRLTGAKIAHITLQVPHSTYRSDAQPQELVSIRYRDISWTHIQAGTCAYSTWGNEDE, encoded by the coding sequence ATGGCCAATCACGGTTACATGAGCATTACCGGCAAACGCCAAGGTTTGATTTCCGCCGGGTGTTCCGGTCTAAGCTCCATCGGTAATAAATGTCAAACTGATCATGAAGACGAAATCATGATTTTGGCTTACTCGCACAACATGATTACGGGTAATGACGGTGGAGGTTCAGGCGGTCGCGGCAAGCACCTGCCTATCATGATTACCAAGAACATTGATAAATCATCGCCACTGTTGGCCAGTGCGCTTCATGAGCGAGAAGAGGTGGAGTGCACTATCCATTTTTATCGAACATCACCCGCGGGCGGCCAGGATAAATATTACTCAATACGACTCACGGGGGCGAAAATTGCCCACATCACCCTTCAAGTACCTCACTCCACATATAGGAGCGATGCCCAACCGCAAGAATTAGTATCCATTCGTTATCGCGATATCAGTTGGACGCACATTCAGGCGGGCACGTGTGCTTATAGTACTTGGGGAAACGAGGATGAGTGA
- a CDS encoding DUF4225 domain-containing protein, whose amino-acid sequence MSDDICDIHDVTKAASDLVAFGCSIGATQLYDSFFQLQFSSIVSSYADEIIQAVDEGIISAREGLQEIREEYAELSSKVLFYAQNGAGMVAGAMQMEAGASILGSTRGLAVVPGIPLIAHGFNNIYEGAGNIYNGPGAPGVVGPVREFYQDRLGSIYEGNMAYYSMDVYLSINGLSKLVRKPGSMQLFNHDPINYEMAYKQMGRLALAFEALVDAMTIKNNDKREQRNN is encoded by the coding sequence ATGAGTGATGACATCTGTGACATTCACGACGTGACCAAAGCTGCGTCCGATCTTGTTGCGTTCGGGTGTTCTATCGGTGCTACGCAGCTGTACGATAGTTTTTTTCAGCTTCAATTTAGCTCGATTGTTTCTTCTTATGCTGATGAAATTATCCAAGCGGTTGATGAAGGTATCATCAGCGCACGGGAGGGATTACAAGAAATCAGAGAGGAGTATGCCGAGTTATCGTCCAAGGTGCTTTTTTATGCTCAAAACGGCGCGGGGATGGTGGCGGGAGCCATGCAGATGGAGGCTGGCGCCAGCATTTTAGGGAGCACAAGAGGTTTGGCCGTAGTACCCGGAATACCTTTAATCGCGCATGGATTCAATAACATCTATGAAGGCGCAGGCAATATCTACAATGGCCCTGGCGCACCCGGGGTGGTAGGGCCTGTTCGAGAGTTTTATCAGGACCGGCTTGGAAGCATTTACGAGGGTAATATGGCCTACTACTCCATGGACGTGTACTTATCTATAAACGGCTTATCAAAGCTTGTTCGAAAGCCCGGCTCGATGCAGTTATTCAACCACGACCCTATCAACTATGAAATGGCCTACAAACAAATGGGGAGGCTCGCTTTGGCTTTCGAAGCGTTAGTCGACGCCATGACAATCAAAAACAATGATAAACGAGAGCAACGTAACAACTGA
- a CDS encoding cupin domain-containing protein: MDTGSRLKLVRESYKLSQRELARRSGVTNATISLIEQNRVSPSVSSLKKLLESIPMSLADFFTFDQPPQEHKYVFRANEQPDLGRDGLRLLLIGASVPSRQMRLLREQYAPGASSGEEPIVHVEGEECGLVTRGTVELTVDGQISVLNAGDGYYFPTTLPHRFRNIGADEAEIISANTPANF, encoded by the coding sequence ATGGATACGGGTTCTCGACTCAAATTAGTACGCGAAAGCTACAAACTGTCCCAGCGCGAGCTGGCCCGGCGTAGCGGCGTCACCAATGCCACCATCTCCCTGATCGAACAGAATCGAGTCAGTCCTTCTGTCAGCTCCCTGAAAAAGCTCCTCGAAAGCATCCCCATGTCTTTGGCGGACTTCTTCACCTTCGATCAACCGCCCCAAGAGCACAAATACGTCTTCCGCGCCAACGAGCAGCCCGACCTGGGCCGTGATGGCCTGCGTCTTTTGCTGATCGGCGCGTCGGTGCCGAGTCGCCAGATGCGTCTGTTGCGCGAGCAATACGCACCGGGTGCCAGTTCTGGCGAAGAGCCGATTGTGCATGTGGAAGGGGAGGAGTGTGGGCTCGTTACCCGTGGCACGGTTGAGCTGACCGTGGATGGGCAGATCAGTGTGTTGAATGCCGGGGATGGGTACTACTTTCCGACCACACTACCGCACCGGTTTCGGAATATTGGGGCGGATGAGGCGGAGATCATTAGTGCGAATACGCCGGCGAATTTTTAA
- a CDS encoding FAD-binding oxidoreductase: MMQKHVNSYYAATRNETIDFPVLEELVECDVCVIGAGYTGLSSALFLSEAGYSVTVLEAAKVGYGASGRNGGQLVNSYSRDVDVIEERYGDKTAEVLGSMIFEGADIIRSRIKQYDIKCDYKPGGIFAALNKKQLKGLAEQKSSWERYGNKNLRMLDAAEIKREVGCDNYVGGLLDMQGGHIHPLNLALGEAAAIIGLGGKIYEQSAAVEITYGEPITVRTAKGVVRAKYLLIAGNAYLPQDLDNRVTRKSMPCGSQIVVTEPLSAKVAKSLISNNYCVEDCNYLLDYYRLTADNRLLYGGGVVYGAREPDDIEQLIRPKILKTFPQLKDVKIDYRWTGNFLLTMSRMPQFGRIEKNAYYMQGYSGHGVTCSHLAGKLISEMIRGDAERFDAFASLPHMPMFGGRTFQAPLTAMGAAYYALRDRFGI; the protein is encoded by the coding sequence ATCATGCAAAAACATGTAAACAGCTACTACGCCGCAACCCGCAACGAGACCATCGATTTTCCGGTGCTCGAAGAGCTGGTCGAGTGCGATGTCTGCGTCATCGGCGCGGGCTACACTGGTTTGTCGTCGGCCCTGTTCCTCAGTGAAGCGGGCTACAGCGTCACCGTGCTCGAAGCCGCCAAGGTCGGCTACGGCGCCAGCGGTCGCAACGGCGGTCAACTGGTCAACTCCTACAGCCGCGACGTCGATGTCATCGAAGAGCGTTACGGCGACAAGACTGCCGAAGTACTGGGCAGCATGATCTTTGAGGGCGCGGACATCATCCGTTCGCGCATCAAGCAGTACGACATCAAGTGCGACTACAAGCCCGGCGGCATTTTCGCAGCGCTGAACAAGAAGCAGCTCAAAGGCCTGGCCGAGCAGAAAAGCAGCTGGGAGCGCTACGGCAACAAGAACCTGAGGATGCTCGACGCGGCCGAGATCAAGCGCGAAGTCGGTTGCGACAACTACGTCGGCGGCCTGCTGGACATGCAGGGCGGCCACATCCACCCGCTGAACCTGGCCCTCGGTGAAGCCGCGGCCATCATCGGCCTGGGCGGCAAGATCTACGAGCAATCAGCAGCGGTGGAAATCACCTACGGCGAGCCGATCACAGTGCGCACTGCCAAAGGCGTGGTGCGGGCCAAATACCTGCTGATCGCCGGTAACGCCTACTTGCCTCAGGACCTCGACAACCGCGTCACCCGCAAGAGCATGCCTTGCGGTTCGCAAATCGTCGTCACCGAGCCCTTGTCGGCCAAAGTCGCCAAGAGCCTGATCAGCAACAACTACTGCGTCGAAGACTGCAACTACCTGCTTGATTACTACCGCCTGACCGCCGACAACCGTCTGCTGTACGGTGGCGGCGTGGTCTACGGCGCCCGCGAACCGGACGACATCGAGCAACTGATCCGCCCGAAAATCCTCAAGACCTTCCCGCAATTGAAGGACGTGAAGATCGACTACCGCTGGACCGGCAACTTCCTGCTGACCATGTCACGCATGCCGCAATTCGGTCGCATCGAGAAAAACGCCTACTACATGCAGGGCTACAGCGGCCACGGCGTCACCTGCTCGCACCTGGCTGGCAAACTGATCTCGGAAATGATCCGCGGCGACGCCGAACGCTTCGACGCGTTCGCCTCCCTGCCGCACATGCCCATGTTCGGCGGCCGCACCTTCCAGGCCCCGCTCACCGCCATGGGCGCCGCGTACTACGCACTGCGTGACCGTTTCGGTATCTAG
- a CDS encoding aldehyde dehydrogenase: MAITRSGWEQRFQSLTIEGRAFIDGHYCSALSRDTFECVSPVDGRFLANVASTDEADANVAVQVARRAFDSGVWAKLAPAERKRILIRFADLILANQEELALLETLDMGKPISDSMAIDIPATANAIRWSAEAIDKIYDEVAATPHDQLGLVTREPSGVVAAIVPWNFPLIMASWKFAPALAAGNSFILKPSEKSPLTAIRIAQLALDAGIPKGVFNVLPGFGHTVGKALALHMDVDVLAFTGSTAIAKQLLIYAGQSNMKRVWLEAGGKSPNVVFADAPDLRAAATAAASAIAFNQGEVCTAGSRLLVERSIREQFIPLLVEALQAWKPGHALDPETTVGAVVDQRQLDNVLRYISIGKEQGAQLIAGGKRTLEDTGGLYVEPAIFDGVTNAMTIAREEIFGPVLSLITFDTAEEALAIANDSIFGLAAGVWTSNLSKAHTFARGLRAGSVWVNQYDGGDMTAPFGGFKQSGNGRDKSLHAFDKYTELKATWIKL; encoded by the coding sequence ATGGCAATTACTCGCAGCGGCTGGGAGCAACGCTTCCAGTCCTTAACAATCGAAGGTCGGGCATTCATTGACGGCCACTACTGCTCGGCACTCAGTCGCGACACCTTTGAATGCGTGAGCCCGGTGGACGGCCGCTTCCTGGCGAACGTCGCCAGTACCGACGAAGCCGACGCGAATGTGGCGGTGCAGGTCGCACGCCGGGCGTTCGACTCCGGTGTCTGGGCCAAGCTGGCCCCGGCAGAACGCAAGCGCATCCTGATTCGTTTCGCCGATCTGATTCTGGCGAACCAGGAAGAACTGGCGCTGCTGGAAACCCTCGACATGGGCAAGCCGATCAGCGACTCCATGGCCATCGACATTCCAGCGACCGCCAACGCGATCCGCTGGAGCGCCGAGGCGATCGACAAGATCTACGACGAAGTTGCAGCGACGCCGCACGATCAGTTGGGCTTGGTCACTCGTGAACCGTCGGGCGTAGTCGCGGCCATCGTGCCGTGGAACTTCCCGTTGATCATGGCCAGCTGGAAGTTCGCACCGGCCCTCGCGGCGGGTAACTCGTTCATCCTCAAGCCTTCGGAAAAGTCGCCACTGACGGCAATCCGCATCGCTCAACTGGCGCTCGACGCGGGCATCCCGAAAGGCGTGTTCAACGTGCTGCCGGGCTTCGGTCACACCGTCGGCAAGGCGCTGGCGCTGCACATGGACGTCGACGTGCTGGCCTTCACCGGCTCGACGGCGATTGCCAAGCAACTGCTGATATACGCCGGGCAAAGCAACATGAAACGCGTCTGGCTGGAAGCCGGCGGCAAAAGCCCGAACGTGGTGTTTGCCGACGCCCCGGATCTGCGCGCGGCAGCTACAGCTGCGGCCAGTGCGATTGCCTTCAACCAGGGTGAAGTCTGCACCGCCGGTTCGCGTTTGCTGGTGGAACGTTCGATTCGCGAGCAGTTCATCCCGCTGCTGGTGGAAGCACTGCAAGCCTGGAAACCGGGGCATGCCCTCGATCCGGAAACCACCGTCGGTGCGGTCGTCGATCAACGCCAACTGGACAACGTGCTGCGCTACATCAGCATCGGCAAAGAGCAGGGCGCCCAACTGATCGCGGGCGGCAAGCGCACCCTTGAAGACACCGGCGGCCTGTACGTGGAACCGGCGATTTTCGACGGCGTGACCAACGCCATGACCATCGCCCGGGAAGAGATCTTCGGCCCGGTGCTGTCGCTGATCACCTTCGACACCGCTGAAGAAGCATTGGCGATTGCCAACGACAGCATCTTCGGTCTGGCCGCCGGGGTCTGGACCAGCAACCTGAGCAAGGCGCACACCTTCGCTCGCGGCTTGCGCGCCGGCAGCGTCTGGGTCAACCAGTACGACGGCGGCGACATGACCGCGCCGTTCGGCGGGTTCAAGCAGTCGGGTAACGGTCGGGACAAATCGCTGCATGCGTTCGATAAATACACCGAACTCAAAGCGACCTGGATCAAGCTCTAA
- a CDS encoding glutamine synthetase family protein, whose product MSVPLRAVQLNEANAFLKKYPEVLYVDLLIADMNGVVRGKRIERTSLHKVYEKGINLPASLFALDINGSTVESTGLGLDIGDSDRICYPIPGTLSIEPWQKRPTAQLLMTMHELEGEPFFADPREVLANVVRKFDEMGLTICAAFELEFYLIDQDNVNGRPQSPRSPVSGKRPMSTQVYLIDDLDEYVDCLQDILEGAKEQGIPADAIVKESAPAQFEVNLHHVSDPIKACDYAVLLKRLVKNIAYDHEMDTTFMAKPYPGQAGNGLHVHISILDKEGNNIFASEDPEQNAALRHAIGGVLETLPAQMAFLCPNVNSYRRFGAQFYVPNSPSWGIDNRTVAVRVPTGSADAVRIEHRVAGADANPYLLMASVLAGIHHGLTNEIEPGPPVEGNSYEQNEQSLPNNLRDALRELDDSEVMARYIDPLYIDVFVACKESELAEFENSISDLEYNWYLHTV is encoded by the coding sequence ATGTCGGTCCCTCTGCGTGCCGTTCAACTCAACGAAGCAAACGCATTCCTTAAGAAATATCCTGAGGTTTTGTACGTCGACCTTCTGATTGCGGATATGAACGGTGTGGTGCGCGGCAAGCGCATCGAGCGCACCAGTCTTCATAAGGTTTACGAAAAAGGCATCAATCTGCCGGCGTCACTGTTCGCTCTGGACATCAATGGTTCCACGGTGGAAAGCACCGGCCTGGGCCTGGACATCGGCGACTCCGACCGAATCTGCTACCCGATTCCCGGCACCCTGAGCATCGAGCCTTGGCAGAAGCGCCCCACCGCGCAACTGTTGATGACCATGCACGAACTCGAAGGCGAGCCGTTCTTTGCCGACCCGCGTGAAGTGCTGGCCAATGTGGTGCGCAAGTTCGACGAGATGGGCCTGACCATCTGCGCCGCGTTCGAACTCGAGTTCTACCTGATCGACCAGGACAACGTGAACGGACGTCCGCAGTCGCCACGCTCACCGGTTTCCGGCAAGCGTCCGATGTCGACCCAGGTGTACCTGATCGACGACCTCGACGAATACGTCGACTGCCTGCAAGACATCCTTGAAGGCGCGAAAGAGCAGGGCATCCCGGCTGACGCCATCGTCAAGGAAAGCGCCCCGGCGCAGTTCGAAGTGAACCTGCACCACGTCTCCGACCCGATCAAGGCTTGCGATTACGCGGTGTTGCTCAAGCGTCTGGTGAAGAACATCGCCTACGACCATGAAATGGACACCACCTTCATGGCCAAGCCGTATCCAGGCCAGGCGGGCAACGGTCTGCACGTGCACATTTCGATTCTCGACAAAGAAGGCAACAACATCTTTGCCAGCGAGGATCCCGAGCAGAACGCCGCACTACGTCACGCAATCGGCGGTGTGCTCGAGACCCTGCCGGCGCAGATGGCCTTTCTCTGCCCGAACGTCAACTCGTACCGTCGTTTCGGCGCCCAGTTCTACGTGCCGAACTCGCCAAGCTGGGGCATCGACAACCGCACCGTTGCGGTCCGTGTACCCACCGGTTCTGCAGACGCCGTGCGGATCGAGCACCGGGTGGCCGGCGCTGACGCCAACCCGTACCTGCTGATGGCCTCGGTGCTGGCCGGTATTCACCATGGCCTGACCAACGAAATCGAGCCGGGCCCACCGGTCGAAGGCAACAGCTACGAGCAGAACGAACAGAGCCTGCCGAACAACCTGCGCGATGCACTTCGCGAACTGGACGACAGCGAAGTCATGGCCAGGTACATCGACCCGCTGTACATCGACGTGTTTGTGGCGTGCAAGGAAAGCGAGCTGGCCGAGTTCGAGAACTCCATCTCGGACCTTGAGTACAACTGGTATCTGCACACGGTCTGA
- a CDS encoding gamma-glutamyl-gamma-aminobutyrate hydrolase family protein, with protein MALKPLIGVTACVKQIGLHPYHVSGDKYLRAVSVAALGLPVVIPSLGELTEIDELLAHLDGLLLTGSPSNVEPFHYQGPASAPGTDHDPARDSTTLPLLRAAIAAGVPVLGICRGFQEMNVAFGGSLHQKVHELPGMLDHREADHPDLAVQYAPAHAVSVQPGGVFQALELPPVFQVNSIHSQGIDRLAPGLRAEAIAPDGLIEAISVEHSKAFALGVQWHPEWQVLANPPYLSIFQAFGDACRQRTALRNTR; from the coding sequence ATGGCACTCAAGCCATTGATCGGCGTTACTGCGTGCGTCAAACAGATTGGCCTGCACCCCTACCACGTCAGCGGTGACAAGTACTTGCGTGCTGTCAGCGTCGCGGCTCTGGGGCTGCCGGTGGTCATTCCTTCCTTAGGCGAACTAACCGAGATTGATGAGCTGCTCGCGCATCTCGACGGCTTGTTGCTGACCGGTTCGCCGTCGAATGTGGAGCCCTTCCACTATCAAGGCCCCGCCAGCGCACCCGGCACGGATCACGATCCTGCCCGGGACAGCACCACCCTTCCCTTATTGCGCGCAGCGATTGCCGCCGGTGTTCCGGTACTCGGTATTTGTCGCGGCTTTCAGGAAATGAACGTGGCGTTCGGTGGCAGCTTGCATCAGAAGGTCCACGAATTGCCCGGCATGCTTGATCACCGGGAAGCGGATCATCCGGACCTGGCGGTGCAGTACGCACCGGCTCATGCGGTCAGCGTGCAACCGGGCGGTGTGTTCCAAGCGCTGGAATTGCCGCCGGTGTTCCAGGTCAATTCGATTCACAGCCAAGGCATCGACCGACTTGCTCCCGGCCTGCGCGCCGAAGCCATCGCTCCCGATGGCCTGATCGAAGCGATCTCCGTAGAGCACAGCAAGGCCTTCGCCCTCGGCGTGCAATGGCACCCGGAATGGCAGGTCCTGGCCAACCCTCCCTACTTGAGTATTTTCCAGGCGTTTGGCGACGCATGTCGGCAACGGACGGCGCTGCGTAATACGCGCTGA
- a CDS encoding ABC transporter ATP-binding protein, translated as MANASSIYRKALEGNQQPKKVLVRVDRVTKKFDETIAVDDVSLDIHQGEIFAMLGGSGSGKSTLLRMLAGFERPTEGRIYLDGVDITDMPPYERPINMMFQSYALFPHMTVAQNIAFGLKQDRLPASEIEARVEEMLKLVHMTQYAKRKPHQLSGGQRQRVALARSLAKRPKLLLLDEPMGALDKKLRSQMQLELVEIIERVGVTCVMVTHDQEEAMTMAQRIAIMHLGWIAQIGSPVDIYEAPVSRMVCEFIGNVNAFDGTVVEDLEGHAIIHSPDLEQKIYVGHGVSTSVQDKSITYAIRPEKMLVSTLKPDTRYNWSQGKVHDIAYLGGHSVFYVELPGGKIVQSFMANAERRGTRPTWDDQVYVWWEDDSGVVLRA; from the coding sequence ATGGCAAACGCCTCCAGCATTTACAGGAAGGCTCTAGAAGGTAATCAGCAACCGAAAAAGGTTCTGGTGAGAGTCGACCGCGTAACCAAGAAATTTGACGAAACCATTGCCGTAGACGATGTGTCCCTGGACATCCACCAAGGCGAAATCTTCGCCATGCTGGGCGGTTCGGGTTCCGGCAAATCGACACTCCTGCGCATGCTGGCAGGCTTTGAGCGACCGACCGAAGGGCGGATCTACCTCGATGGCGTGGACATCACCGATATGCCGCCGTACGAGCGGCCAATCAACATGATGTTCCAGTCCTACGCGCTGTTCCCGCACATGACCGTGGCGCAGAACATTGCCTTCGGTCTGAAGCAGGACCGTCTGCCCGCCAGTGAAATCGAAGCCCGCGTCGAAGAAATGCTCAAGCTGGTGCACATGACCCAGTACGCCAAGCGCAAGCCGCATCAACTCTCCGGTGGTCAGCGTCAACGTGTGGCACTGGCTCGTTCGCTGGCCAAGCGCCCGAAACTGCTACTGCTCGATGAGCCGATGGGCGCGCTGGACAAAAAGCTGCGTTCGCAGATGCAACTCGAACTGGTGGAAATCATCGAACGCGTCGGCGTGACCTGCGTGATGGTGACTCACGACCAGGAAGAGGCCATGACCATGGCCCAACGCATCGCGATCATGCACCTGGGCTGGATCGCGCAGATCGGTAGTCCGGTCGATATCTATGAAGCGCCAGTCAGTCGCATGGTCTGCGAATTCATCGGCAACGTGAACGCCTTCGACGGCACCGTTGTAGAAGATCTGGAAGGTCACGCGATCATTCACAGCCCGGACCTGGAACAGAAGATCTACGTCGGCCACGGCGTGAGTACCTCGGTACAGGACAAGTCGATTACCTACGCCATCCGCCCGGAAAAAATGCTGGTCAGCACCCTCAAACCCGATACCCGTTACAACTGGTCCCAGGGCAAGGTGCATGACATTGCTTACCTCGGCGGACACTCGGTGTTTTACGTCGAGCTGCCTGGCGGCAAGATCGTGCAGTCGTTCATGGCCAACGCCGAACGCCGTGGCACACGCCCGACATGGGACGATCAGGTCTACGTCTGGTGGGAAGACGACAGCGGCGTGGTACTGCGCGCATGA